In Molothrus aeneus isolate 106 chromosome 3, BPBGC_Maene_1.0, whole genome shotgun sequence, a single genomic region encodes these proteins:
- the FAM162B gene encoding protein FAM162B has protein sequence MLPARLRPGRLLSAAPLRPPAPRGAATTGDPARSPGTTRAEQAHRVVASCKPSKFDKKILLWTGRFKTEEEIPLRIPPEMLDKARNKARVKACYIMIGLSIIACFAVIASAKKAAARHESLTSLNLAKKAKWREEAALAAEAKTK, from the exons ATGCTGCCGGCGCGCCTCCGCCCGGGGCGGCTGCTGTCCGCCGCGCCGCTccgcccgcccgcgccgcgGGGAGCGGCGACCACCGGGGATCCCGCCCGGAGCCCGGGCACCACCCGCG CTGAGCAGGCTCACAGGGTGGTTGCAAGTTGCAAACCTTCGAAGTTTGACAAGAAAATCCTCCTCTGGACTGGACGTTTCAAGACAGAAGAAGAGATTCCTCTGAGGATCCC GCCAGAGATGCTAGACAAGGCAAGAAACAAAGCTCGAGTGAAAGCCTGTTACATCATGATTGGGCTCTCAATTATTGCCTGCTTTGCGGTGATTGCCTCAGCTAAGAAG GCAGCGGCACGTCATGAGTCCTTAACGAGCCTGAACCTGGCAAAGAAGGCCAAGTGGCGGGAGGAGGCTGCGCTGGCCGCGGAGGCGAAGACCAAGTAA